One Perca flavescens isolate YP-PL-M2 chromosome 14, PFLA_1.0, whole genome shotgun sequence genomic window carries:
- the LOC114568506 gene encoding zinc finger protein 501-like: protein MRIHTGEKPFSCSVCQKSFRHGGGLRSHMVVHTREKRFSCSVCNNRFAQRTDVDTHKCVGPMETEADGEDCGGPESARNSHPLLQPETEDQTGDSSETETDPENGDSADWKETREPQSALNSLKHDSRCKKTFSCSECGRRFVQRGHLKRHMMTHTGEKPFRCLDCKKYFTRIGDLQKHMRIHRGEKPFSCSECGKAFTESGTLKRHMITHTGEKPFSCSVCKKSFTQRGGLRTHMSVVHTEEKPFSCPVCQMSFTRRQYLQRHLIIHKGGRLPSCSLCGKGFTSSGNLKRHMMTHTGERPFSCSLCKKSFSERGGLKRHMMTHQNKKTFSSLECGFIESSEIKIQLIAHTGEKLFSCSVCQKSFTQRDSLQRHIRIHTGEKKYSCRFCGQKFAWSTSLKIHQCAGRPLQPETEDQTGDSSEPENDDSADWKETSGDSTS from the exons atgagaatccacacaggagagaaacctttcagctgctcggTCTGTCAGAAGTCTTTTAGACACGGTGGAGGTTTACGGTCACACATGGTAGTCCACACAAGAGAGAAaagattcagctgcagtgtttgtaacaaCAGATTTGCCCAGCGTACTGATGTCGATacacataaatgtgttggtccgatggaaacagaagctgatggagaggactgtggaggaccagaatcagccaggaactcacatccacttttacaaccagagactgaagaccagactggagactcttcagAGACTGAGACTGATCCTGAGAATggtgacagtgctgattggaaggagaccagagaacctcagtcagctttaaactctctgaaacatgattcaagatgtaagaaaacattcagttgctctgagtgtgggaggAGATTTGTCCAAAGGGGACatctgaagagacacatgatgactcacacaggagagaagcctttcAGGTGCTTAGACTGTAAGAAATATTTTACACGGATTGGTGActtacagaaacacatgagaatccacagaggagagaagcctttcagctgctctgagtgtggtaaAGCTTTCACTGAAAGTGGAACcctgaagagacacatgataactcacacaggagagaagcctttcagctgctcagtctgtaagaaatcttttactcAGAGAGGAGGTTTACGGACACACATGTCCGTCGTCCACACAGAagagaaacctttcagctgcccGGTGTGTCAGATGTCGTTTACACGGAGACAATATTTACAGAGACATTTGATCATCCACAAGGGAGGGAGGCTTCCCAGCTGCTCGTTGTGCGGTAAAGGTTTCACATCAAGTGGAAATCTGAAGAGACATATGATGACGCACACAGGAGAAagacctttcagctgctctctctgtaagaaatcttttagcGAGAGAGGAGGTTTAAAAAGACACATGATGActcaccaaaacaaaaaaacctttAGCAGTTTAGAGTGCGGTTTTATTGAGAGCAGTGAAATTAAGATACAGTTGATagctcacacaggagagaagcttttcagctgctcagtctgtcaGAAATCTTTCACACAGAGGGATAGTTTGCAGAGACACATACGCATCCACACCGGAGAGAAAAAGTACAGTTGCCGTTTTTGTGGGCAAAAATTTGCCTGGTCCACCAGCCTCAAAATCCATCAGTGTGCTGGTCGACCtctacaaccagagactgaagaccagactggagactcttctgaacctgagaatgatgacagtgctgattggaaggaga cctctggagactccaccagctga
- the LOC114567667 gene encoding gastrula zinc finger protein XlCGF71.1-like, which translates to MRSHTGEKPFSCSVCTKCFGYNSALKKHMKIHTGDKPFSCSKCDKQFGQKEHLKLHLITHTGEKPFSCLVCDKRFGNKYKLKTHMTTHTEEKRFSCSCCDKRFGYKSDLQTHMRTHTGEKPFSCSVCKRSFSENGDLRKHMRTHTGEKPFSCSECGRAFALSGTLKNHMRTHTGEKTFSCSVCKKYFTQRGGLHKHMRIHRRRRMMERELTRPTPAPPSAAWPHATLNA; encoded by the coding sequence ATGAGAAgtcacacaggagaaaagccttttagctgctcagtttgtacTAAGTGTTTTGGCTACAACTCAGCTCTGAAGAAACATATGAAAATCCACACAGGAGacaaacctttcagctgctctaaGTGTGATAAACAATTTGGCCAGAAGGAACATCTGAAGTTACACCTgataactcacacaggagaaaaaccttttagcTGCTTAGTTTGTGATAAAAGATTTGGCAACAAGTATAAACTGAAGACACACATGACAACTCATACAGAAGAGAAACGTTTCAGCTGCTCATGTTGTGATAAACGATTTGGCTACAAGTCAGATCTGCAGACACACATGAGAACTcatacaggagaaaaacctttcagctgctcagtctgtaaaaGATCTTTTTCAGAGAATGGAGATTTACGaaaacacatgagaactcacacaggagaaaaacctttcagctgctctgagtgtggcaGAGCTTTCGCTCTGAGTGGAACCCTGAAAAACCACATGAggactcacacaggagaaaaaacgttcagctgctcagtctgtaaaaaatattttacacagagaggaggtttacacaaacacatgcgaatccacaggaggaggaggatgatggaGAGGGAACTTACAAGACCTACACCCGCGCCCCCCAGCGCTGCGTGGCCACACGCTACTCTAAATGCCTGA